One region of Dokdonia sp. 4H-3-7-5 genomic DNA includes:
- the accC gene encoding acetyl-CoA carboxylase biotin carboxylase subunit, producing the protein MFKKILIANRGEIALRVIRTCKEMGIKTVAVYSTADRESLHVKFADEAVCIGPAPSAESYLKMSNVIAAAEITNADAIHPGYGFLSENAKFSKICEEHDIKFIGASAEMISKMGDKATAKKTMKAAGVPCVPGSDGIIKDFEECQKLAKETGYPVMLKATAGGGGKGMRAVWKKEDLLKAWEGARQESAAAFGNDGMYMEKLIEEPRHIEIQIVGDSNGKACHLSERDCSVQRRHQKLTEETPSPFMTDDLRERMGEAAVKAAEYIKYEGAGTVEFLVDKHRNFYFMEMNTRIQVEHPITEQVVDYDLIREQILVAAGVPVSGKNYYPQLHSIECRINAEDPYNGFRPSPGRITNLHAPGGHGVRIDTHVYSGYMIPPNYDSMIAKLITTAQTREEAINKMKRALDEFVIEGIKTTIPFHRQLMDHPDYIAGNYTTKFMEDFVMKPAEQE; encoded by the coding sequence ATGTTTAAAAAGATACTTATAGCAAATCGTGGTGAGATCGCACTCCGTGTTATACGCACGTGTAAGGAGATGGGAATCAAAACCGTAGCGGTATATTCTACTGCAGATCGTGAGAGTTTACACGTGAAGTTTGCAGATGAGGCCGTATGTATAGGACCTGCCCCTAGTGCAGAGTCTTATCTTAAAATGTCTAATGTTATTGCTGCTGCAGAGATTACAAATGCAGACGCAATTCACCCGGGATATGGTTTCTTATCTGAAAATGCAAAGTTTTCAAAAATATGTGAGGAGCACGATATCAAATTTATAGGAGCATCTGCAGAGATGATTTCTAAAATGGGAGATAAGGCAACTGCAAAGAAAACAATGAAAGCAGCTGGTGTACCATGTGTGCCTGGATCTGACGGAATTATAAAAGACTTTGAAGAGTGCCAGAAACTAGCAAAAGAAACTGGTTACCCTGTTATGCTTAAAGCTACTGCCGGTGGTGGTGGTAAAGGTATGCGTGCTGTATGGAAGAAAGAAGATCTTCTTAAGGCTTGGGAAGGTGCTCGTCAAGAAAGTGCCGCAGCATTTGGTAATGACGGTATGTATATGGAAAAGCTTATTGAAGAGCCACGCCATATTGAAATCCAGATTGTAGGAGATAGCAACGGTAAAGCGTGTCACCTTTCTGAAAGAGATTGTTCTGTACAAAGACGTCATCAGAAACTTACTGAGGAAACTCCGTCACCATTTATGACAGATGACCTACGTGAGCGTATGGGAGAAGCTGCCGTAAAAGCTGCCGAATATATTAAGTATGAAGGAGCAGGTACGGTAGAGTTCCTTGTAGATAAGCACCGCAACTTCTACTTCATGGAGATGAACACTCGTATCCAAGTAGAGCATCCTATTACAGAGCAAGTAGTAGATTACGATTTAATACGTGAGCAAATACTTGTTGCTGCGGGAGTACCAGTATCAGGAAAAAATTATTATCCACAGTTACACTCTATCGAGTGTCGTATAAACGCAGAAGATCCTTATAACGGTTTTAGACCATCACCAGGGCGCATTACTAATTTGCATGCACCAGGAGGTCACGGAGTGCGTATAGATACTCACGTTTATAGTGGCTATATGATTCCTCCTAATTATGACTCTATGATTGCAAAGTTGATTACTACTGCGCAAACTAGAGAAGAGGCAATTAATAAAATGAAGCGTGCTCTTGATGAGTTTGTGATAGAAGGAATTAAAACAACAATTCCTTTTCACAGACAGTTAATGGATCACCCGGATTATATAGCTGGTAATTATACAACGAAGTTTATGGAAGACTTTGTAATGAAGCCAGCAGAACAAGAATAG
- a CDS encoding DUF4328 domain-containing protein, which yields MENSNLENTNNNPIKTGITYNVNAIKPNLKRAKIAQILVWLVMVLDIFSIVSSYLQYNILQSIQNDEFVTEQALNANDTREQIIAILYTIIFITSTVTFIQWFRRAYYNLNIRAKTNHTDGWAAGSWFVPIISLYRPYQIMKEMWEKTTRLIKAEDSNYLDSNTTVIGIWWTLWIVSNYIGNYVLKSIFKEQTIETLMSSTIADMVMSILGIPLAIVTVTIIKNYSSKEEKISSLEKQKSIL from the coding sequence TTGGAAAATTCAAACCTAGAAAACACTAACAATAACCCAATTAAAACAGGGATAACTTATAATGTCAACGCCATAAAGCCAAATCTGAAAAGAGCAAAAATTGCTCAGATATTAGTCTGGCTAGTTATGGTTCTTGACATCTTCTCAATTGTATCATCATATTTACAGTATAACATCTTACAGTCAATACAAAACGATGAGTTTGTTACCGAGCAAGCACTAAATGCAAACGACACTAGAGAACAAATTATAGCCATTCTTTACACAATCATATTTATAACATCTACAGTAACTTTTATTCAATGGTTTAGAAGAGCCTACTACAACCTGAATATCAGAGCAAAAACAAACCACACAGATGGATGGGCTGCAGGTAGTTGGTTTGTACCTATAATTTCATTGTATCGTCCGTATCAGATAATGAAGGAAATGTGGGAAAAAACAACACGTTTAATAAAAGCTGAAGATTCTAACTACTTAGACAGCAATACTACAGTTATCGGAATTTGGTGGACATTATGGATTGTATCTAACTATATAGGTAATTATGTACTTAAGAGTATCTTTAAAGAACAGACTATTGAGACTTTAATGAGTAGTACTATTGCAGACATGGTCATGTCAATATTAGGAATACCCCTAGCTATCGTGACCGTAACTATTATCAAAAACTATTCGTCCAAAGAAGAGAAAATATCAAGTTTAGAAAAACAAAAATCTATTTTGTAG
- a CDS encoding GNAT family N-acetyltransferase → MTTLPQQLENPVWYSLSETHKKFAVTFDGVLFYNPAVCSFGAFFDEAKTASASREYIKTRKDFFFVSENQTPQIDDTKIVLNRKIDGCQMVLKELSDVAIKEEIILLNESYIDEIYELVWLVMPGFYQKRSFEMGNFYGVIKNGKLVAIAGQRMQTNLFVEISSVVTHPDYTKQKLASQLIAHNAQEILRENKTPILHTNKGNLAIPLYKRLGFEVTRDMNWWLYCRKE, encoded by the coding sequence ATGACAACCCTACCTCAACAACTAGAAAATCCTGTCTGGTATTCTTTAAGTGAAACGCATAAAAAGTTTGCAGTTACTTTTGATGGCGTTCTGTTTTATAATCCCGCGGTATGTTCGTTTGGGGCTTTCTTTGATGAGGCGAAGACTGCAAGCGCTTCTAGGGAATATATAAAGACCAGAAAAGATTTCTTCTTCGTTTCAGAAAACCAAACACCCCAAATAGATGACACAAAAATTGTTCTAAACAGAAAAATTGATGGCTGTCAGATGGTGTTGAAAGAGTTAAGTGACGTTGCAATCAAAGAAGAGATCATATTATTGAATGAGTCTTATATTGATGAGATTTATGAGCTCGTATGGTTAGTAATGCCTGGCTTCTATCAAAAGCGCAGTTTTGAAATGGGCAATTTCTATGGAGTTATTAAAAATGGTAAACTAGTTGCTATCGCCGGACAACGCATGCAAACCAATCTCTTTGTAGAAATAAGCTCCGTAGTCACCCATCCTGATTACACCAAGCAAAAACTAGCTAGTCAGCTCATTGCTCACAACGCTCAAGAGATTTTAAGAGAAAACAAAACGCCCATTTTACATACCAATAAAGGAAACCTTGCAATCCCATTATATAAAAGATTAGGATTTGAGGTCACTAGGGATATGAATTGGTGGTTATATTGTAGAAAAGAGTAA
- a CDS encoding lipid A deacylase LpxR family protein, which translates to MLSLSSQYSWSQKIDNTTSYRAINTNHYFRFSYDNDYFAATDENYTQGYSFELVAPFLAKNPVNKLFYIPKNIERRYGLSIEHIGFTPNHYELPEIQVGDRPFAAAIMLKNSMIAVDASAKSIFSSGLSIGIIGPGAFGEEMQRGIHEATGNKIPLGWKNQIKNDLVLNYEVGYEKQLVRYEDLFSLQASANVKVGTLFTNGSLGVNSTVGIINNSFSSLSERSGFKLYAYAAPMVSVIGYDATLQGGLINRDSPYTIESGDVQRVTGQFDYGIILKTKTLYFEYTRSVITKEFATGSSYKWGGIRIGFTL; encoded by the coding sequence ATGTTATCGCTTTCAAGTCAGTATTCTTGGAGCCAAAAAATTGATAATACCACTTCTTATAGAGCAATAAACACAAATCACTATTTTAGATTTAGCTACGACAATGACTACTTTGCTGCAACAGATGAAAATTATACCCAAGGTTATAGTTTTGAATTGGTAGCACCATTCTTAGCGAAAAATCCTGTAAATAAGTTGTTTTATATACCTAAAAATATCGAGCGTCGCTATGGATTATCCATCGAGCATATAGGGTTTACACCTAATCATTATGAGCTCCCAGAAATACAAGTGGGTGACAGGCCATTTGCCGCAGCAATAATGCTAAAAAACTCCATGATTGCGGTAGATGCTTCTGCGAAAAGTATATTTAGTAGTGGTTTAAGTATTGGAATTATAGGTCCTGGAGCGTTTGGAGAAGAAATGCAGCGGGGCATTCATGAGGCTACGGGAAATAAAATTCCGCTAGGGTGGAAAAATCAAATTAAAAATGATCTCGTACTTAACTACGAAGTAGGATATGAAAAGCAACTTGTGCGATATGAAGATCTATTTTCGCTTCAAGCGAGTGCAAATGTAAAGGTAGGAACCCTTTTTACTAATGGATCACTAGGAGTAAATAGTACTGTGGGAATTATTAATAATTCATTTTCATCACTATCAGAGCGTAGCGGTTTCAAACTATATGCCTATGCCGCTCCTATGGTGAGCGTCATTGGTTATGACGCTACATTACAAGGAGGATTGATTAATCGCGATAGTCCATACACCATTGAGTCTGGAGATGTACAAAGAGTAACGGGACAGTTTGATTACGGAATTATTCTTAAAACAAAAACGCTCTATTTTGAATACACTCGCTCCGTAATCACAAAGGAATTTGCAACTGGTAGCTCTTATAAATGGGGAGGTATTAGGATAGGGTTTACGTTGTAA
- the accB gene encoding acetyl-CoA carboxylase biotin carboxyl carrier protein — protein MDLKEIQNLIRFVAKSGASEVKLEMDDVKITIKTGDDDKAPTTFLQQMPAMQMAPQAPAAAAPAPAPEAAVPVAPAAPAEDENSKYITIKSPIIGTFYRKPAPDKPMFVEVGKQISEGDVLCVIEAMKLFNEIESEVSGTIVKILVDDSSPVEFDQPLFLVDPS, from the coding sequence ATGGATTTAAAAGAAATTCAAAACCTGATCAGATTTGTTGCAAAGTCTGGCGCGAGCGAAGTAAAACTTGAAATGGATGACGTAAAAATCACTATCAAGACTGGCGACGATGATAAGGCACCTACTACTTTCTTACAGCAAATGCCTGCAATGCAAATGGCACCACAAGCGCCTGCCGCAGCAGCACCAGCTCCTGCACCAGAAGCAGCAGTTCCTGTAGCACCAGCAGCACCAGCAGAGGATGAAAATTCAAAATATATCACTATAAAGTCTCCTATTATCGGAACTTTTTATAGAAAGCCTGCTCCAGACAAGCCTATGTTTGTTGAAGTAGGAAAACAAATCTCAGAAGGAGATGTACTTTGTGTTATTGAAGCGATGAAGCTTTTTAACGAGATCGAAAGTGAAGTATCTGGAACAATCGTAAAGATTCTTGTAGATGATTCTTCTCCTGTAGAGTTTGATCAACCATTATTCTTGGTAGATCCGTCATAA
- the rpmF gene encoding 50S ribosomal protein L32 gives MAHPKRKISKTRRDKRRTHYKAAIPQIAVDPTTGEAHLYHRAHWFEGKLYYRGQVVIDKTEEVEA, from the coding sequence ATGGCACATCCTAAGAGAAAAATCTCCAAAACAAGAAGAGATAAAAGAAGAACGCATTACAAAGCTGCTATACCACAAATAGCTGTAGATCCAACAACTGGAGAGGCACACCTTTACCACAGAGCACACTGGTTTGAAGGGAAGTTGTACTATAGAGGTCAAGTAGTTATTGATAAGACGGAAGAAGTAGAGGCGTAA
- a CDS encoding dATP/dGTP pyrophosphohydrolase domain-containing protein — MDIIALEKKRLEWSLRTFTEATPMGSLQKAKEEIKEIEDDITNDIKNPVEYADAIMCIFDVAARMGISVEDVMIAYEEKLAVNMKRTWKKNSNNSYSHIKS, encoded by the coding sequence ATGGATATCATCGCGTTAGAAAAGAAAAGACTAGAATGGTCTCTTAGAACATTTACTGAAGCAACCCCAATGGGATCGCTTCAAAAAGCTAAGGAAGAGATAAAAGAAATAGAAGACGATATTACCAATGACATTAAAAACCCAGTCGAATATGCAGATGCTATCATGTGCATATTTGACGTAGCAGCTAGAATGGGAATAAGTGTAGAAGATGTCATGATTGCCTATGAAGAGAAGCTTGCCGTCAATATGAAGCGAACTTGGAAGAAGAATTCAAACAATAGCTATTCACATATAAAGTCATAA
- a CDS encoding beta-ketoacyl-ACP synthase III, with the protein MSKISAAITAVGAYVPDYVLTNEILAGMVDTNDEWITSRTGIKERRILKEKGKGTSFLAIKAAQDLLAKRQLDPSEIDMVIVATATPDMPVASTAVYTATQIGAVNAFAFDLSAACSSFLYGMSTAASYIESGRYKKILLIGADKMSSIIDYTDRTTCIIFGDGAGAVLFEPNQEGLGLQDELLRSDGIGREYLKIDAGGSILPPSQETIDNKQHTVFQDGKTVFKFAVSNMADVSDKIMKRNNLTGDDVDFLIAHQANKRIIDATSRRMGLDDDKVLINIHRYGNTTSATLPLLMSDYENQLKKGDNIIFAAFGGGFTWGSIYFKWAYDSN; encoded by the coding sequence ATGAGTAAAATCTCAGCGGCAATTACAGCTGTAGGCGCTTACGTTCCAGACTATGTCTTGACCAATGAAATACTTGCAGGCATGGTAGATACTAATGATGAGTGGATCACCTCTCGCACTGGTATTAAAGAACGTAGAATCCTCAAGGAAAAGGGAAAGGGAACATCGTTTCTAGCCATAAAGGCAGCCCAAGACCTTCTTGCAAAAAGACAACTTGACCCCTCAGAAATTGATATGGTCATAGTTGCGACTGCGACACCAGATATGCCTGTTGCATCCACAGCAGTATATACTGCAACTCAAATAGGAGCCGTAAATGCATTTGCATTTGATCTTTCGGCTGCATGTTCTAGCTTCCTTTATGGAATGTCTACAGCAGCGAGCTATATTGAGTCTGGTCGTTATAAAAAAATACTTCTTATCGGGGCAGATAAAATGTCCTCTATTATAGACTATACAGATAGAACAACCTGTATCATCTTTGGTGATGGTGCTGGTGCTGTCTTGTTTGAACCTAATCAAGAAGGATTAGGATTACAAGATGAGCTATTAAGATCTGATGGAATAGGTAGAGAGTATCTTAAGATTGATGCCGGAGGAAGTATATTACCTCCTTCACAAGAAACTATAGATAATAAGCAGCACACCGTTTTTCAAGATGGGAAGACTGTTTTTAAATTTGCAGTGTCTAATATGGCAGATGTAAGTGATAAAATAATGAAGCGTAATAACCTTACGGGTGACGACGTAGACTTCCTTATCGCACATCAAGCAAACAAGCGTATCATAGATGCTACCTCAAGACGAATGGGTCTTGATGATGATAAAGTACTTATTAATATACATAGGTATGGAAATACCACGTCAGCTACCTTACCTTTGCTGATGAGTGATTACGAAAACCAACTAAAAAAAGGAGATAATATCATATTTGCTGCCTTTGGCGGTGGATTCACTTGGGGTTCTATTTACTTCAAGTGGGCATATGACTCCAACTAA
- a CDS encoding DUF4240 domain-containing protein → MKDLIKLGKKRTLLISLSILLVSIHTIYFYNVSVLEIEPTKLLQQFIRFLLTIGLLLMVYKGKNWARIIAIILFAFGILGAIFGFITTDTYFLNKTPFLVMIFVYGLAVYHFSFSKSFKAFFESQKTNITQAPGLYERQMQLDKFWQIIENSNTKSHGDYEQQQEQLKKELLLLNPPEIVAFNNTFKFLKGSIYNWDFWAAAYIINGGCSDDCFSDFRGWLIGRGKQIFDNAVEDIESLANLEDANDGDWEGLSYIPSVAFEEKTGIDMPIGIRQNMIIFGDEWNEEGDDLKNKYPKLWMAFEENSSS, encoded by the coding sequence ATGAAAGATTTAATTAAACTTGGAAAGAAAAGAACACTGCTTATTTCATTAAGTATTTTACTTGTCTCCATACATACTATTTATTTTTACAATGTGAGTGTATTAGAGATAGAACCTACGAAACTCCTTCAACAATTCATACGTTTCTTATTAACTATTGGGCTGCTACTCATGGTTTATAAAGGAAAAAATTGGGCAAGGATTATTGCTATAATTCTATTTGCTTTTGGAATATTAGGGGCCATTTTTGGATTCATTACAACCGATACTTATTTTCTAAATAAAACGCCGTTCTTAGTAATGATTTTCGTCTATGGATTGGCCGTTTATCATTTCAGCTTTTCAAAAAGTTTTAAGGCCTTTTTTGAATCTCAAAAAACTAACATTACCCAAGCTCCCGGCTTATACGAGAGACAGATGCAATTAGATAAGTTCTGGCAAATCATCGAAAACAGTAATACTAAAAGTCATGGTGATTATGAACAGCAGCAAGAGCAATTAAAAAAAGAATTACTACTTCTTAATCCTCCAGAAATTGTTGCTTTTAATAACACCTTTAAATTTTTAAAAGGAAGCATTTACAATTGGGACTTTTGGGCAGCTGCATATATCATTAATGGAGGGTGCTCTGATGATTGCTTCTCAGACTTCAGAGGTTGGTTAATAGGCAGAGGAAAACAAATCTTTGATAATGCAGTTGAAGATATTGAAAGCCTAGCTAATCTTGAAGATGCTAATGATGGTGACTGGGAAGGTTTAAGTTATATACCAAGTGTTGCCTTTGAAGAGAAGACCGGAATAGATATGCCTATAGGAATTCGACAAAACATGATTATTTTTGGTGATGAATGGAATGAAGAAGGAGATGATTTGAAGAATAAATATCCTAAACTATGGATGGCTTTTGAGGAAAATTCTAGTAGCTGA
- a CDS encoding YceD family protein — MKGLKPYTIQYVGLKEGEHTFDYTITKSFFDLFEYDDFNDANIEATLLLTKKSTFMEFDFKISGTINVNCDVTNEPYDQPVEDVYTLVVKFGQEFNNDIEDILILPYGEYEVNVAQYIYELIILALPNKRVHPGIEDGTLQSDILDRLEELSIPDQKVKEEKEDTDPRWDSLKKLLTDK; from the coding sequence ATGAAAGGATTGAAACCATACACCATACAATACGTAGGTTTAAAAGAAGGAGAGCATACATTTGATTACACGATTACAAAATCGTTCTTTGATCTTTTTGAATATGATGACTTTAATGATGCAAACATTGAGGCTACACTTCTCTTAACAAAGAAGTCTACTTTTATGGAGTTTGATTTTAAAATCTCAGGTACTATCAATGTGAACTGTGATGTTACTAATGAGCCTTATGATCAACCTGTGGAAGATGTCTACACTCTCGTAGTGAAGTTTGGTCAAGAGTTTAATAATGATATTGAAGATATTTTAATCTTGCCTTACGGTGAGTACGAAGTAAATGTCGCTCAGTATATTTATGAACTCATTATATTGGCACTGCCTAATAAGAGGGTTCACCCTGGTATTGAGGATGGAACATTGCAGTCAGATATATTAGATAGGCTGGAAGAATTAAGTATTCCGGATCAAAAAGTAAAAGAAGAAAAAGAAGATACAGATCCTAGATGGGATTCTTTAAAAAAACTATTAACAGATAAATAA
- a CDS encoding DinB family protein encodes MRQLFILSIILCFSTSDTLLYAQETNFINDYIQRLENSQEYLNRVAEAMPREKYSYRVTPASSSFEENLMHIAWAMDWHSESLLNGRPARNWETDSELKVASKTKEEMIAAVNKTFEHTVKLIQGLDTTQLNDTVAYGNLQRTKRQVLLILTDHITHHRAQMLVALRLNGLVPPRYMLYQ; translated from the coding sequence ATGAGACAACTTTTTATCTTATCAATCATTTTATGTTTTAGTACTAGCGACACCTTGTTATATGCTCAAGAAACTAATTTCATAAACGACTATATACAGCGTTTAGAAAACTCCCAAGAATATCTCAATCGCGTTGCAGAAGCAATGCCTCGTGAGAAATACAGCTACAGAGTGACACCAGCCTCTAGTAGTTTTGAAGAAAACTTAATGCACATCGCATGGGCGATGGATTGGCATAGTGAATCACTTTTAAATGGTCGTCCAGCAAGGAATTGGGAGACAGATAGCGAACTTAAAGTTGCTTCCAAAACTAAGGAGGAAATGATTGCTGCTGTAAACAAGACTTTTGAACACACCGTCAAATTAATCCAAGGGCTTGATACAACCCAATTAAATGACACAGTAGCTTACGGCAATCTGCAACGCACAAAGCGCCAAGTGTTACTTATCCTCACCGATCACATTACGCACCACAGGGCACAAATGCTAGTTGCATTACGCCTTAATGGCTTAGTTCCACCACGGTATATGTTGTATCAGTAA